A single region of the uncultured Flavobacterium sp. genome encodes:
- a CDS encoding J domain-containing protein — MDYIDYYKVLEITKSATEADIKKAYRKMARKYHPDLNPNDKEAEKKFKEINEANEVLSNPENRKKYDKYGKDWKHADEFEKAGYDPNQQQYSRQEQGANHSYTDFGGGDFSGSDFSDFFNSMYGSTGRSSRSQAKYRGQDFNAELQLDLAQAYTTHKQNLTVNGKNIRITIPAGVENGQIIKIPNHGAPGANNGPNGDLYITFLIDNNSDFKRDGNNLYADVDLDLYTAILGGEINIKTFDGKVKIKVPAETQTGTKVKLKGKGFPIYKKENQFGDLYITYTLKIPTKLSSKEKELFEQLAKLRNHE, encoded by the coding sequence ATGGATTATATCGACTATTATAAAGTACTGGAAATCACAAAGTCAGCAACTGAAGCTGATATTAAAAAGGCATATCGAAAAATGGCCCGAAAATATCATCCGGATTTAAACCCGAATGATAAGGAGGCCGAGAAAAAATTTAAGGAAATAAATGAAGCAAATGAGGTTTTGAGTAATCCTGAAAATCGTAAAAAATACGATAAATACGGAAAGGACTGGAAACATGCTGATGAATTTGAAAAAGCGGGTTATGATCCTAACCAGCAACAATATTCAAGACAAGAACAAGGCGCAAATCACAGTTATACTGATTTTGGTGGAGGAGATTTCTCAGGAAGTGATTTTTCTGATTTCTTCAATTCTATGTATGGTTCTACAGGAAGAAGCTCCAGAAGTCAGGCTAAATACAGAGGACAGGATTTTAATGCTGAATTGCAATTAGACCTCGCACAGGCTTATACTACTCACAAACAAAACTTAACCGTAAACGGCAAAAATATCCGAATTACAATTCCGGCCGGAGTCGAAAACGGACAGATAATAAAGATTCCGAATCATGGCGCTCCCGGTGCAAACAACGGACCTAATGGTGATTTGTACATTACTTTTTTAATTGATAATAATTCAGATTTTAAACGAGATGGCAATAATTTGTACGCCGATGTTGATCTCGATCTTTATACTGCAATTTTGGGTGGAGAAATTAACATTAAGACTTTTGACGGAAAGGTAAAAATTAAAGTTCCTGCTGAAACTCAAACCGGAACAAAAGTTAAACTAAAAGGAAAAGGATTCCCGATATATAAAAAGGAGAATCAGTTTGGGGATTTGTACATTACATATACTTTAAAAATTCCGACTAAATTATCTTCAAAAGAAAAAGAATTATTCGAACAATTGGCTAAACTTAGAAATCATGAATAG
- a CDS encoding beta-galactosidase, which translates to MKKKYFVLLFTFFALFSALAQQKQTFAISDGNFLLNGKPVQIHSGEMHYSRIPQPYWRHRLKMMKAMGLNAVATYVFWNYHETAPGVWDFKTGNKNLAEYIKTAQQEGLFVILRPGPYVCAEWEFGGYPWFLQNDPNMVIRGNNAAYLAATKAYFTELYNQVKDLQITKGGPIIMVQGENEFGSYVSQRKDISIDEHKKYSSAVFQQLKDVGFEVPFFTSDGSWLFEGGALPGALPTANGESDITKLKKVVNQFNNGQGPYMVAEFYPGWLDHWAEPFPTQTPEETVEQTKKYLDNQVSFNYYMVHGGTNFGFTSGANYDKEHDIQPDMTSYDYDAPISEAGWATPKYNALRELLKTKETPAVPAKMPVITIPNIALTKIVDLADLKAKITPVTNDNPLTFEKLNQGDGYVWYSKRFTQPISGKLELNGLRDYAIVYVNGKKVAELNRYYKKYDCEIEVPFNATLDILVENMGRINYGSQINDNNKGIVSPVIINGETITGNWKMYQLPMTQEPNLDAYKNSGKVNRPTLYQGTFDLQKTGDTFLDMRDFGKGIVFVNGINVGRYWSVGPQQTLYLPGCWLKKGKNSIMIFEQKNDVIQKQVKTISTPILEDLKPEKGL; encoded by the coding sequence ATGAAAAAAAAGTATTTTGTTCTCCTATTTACTTTCTTTGCGCTCTTCTCAGCATTGGCACAACAAAAGCAGACTTTTGCTATAAGTGATGGGAACTTTTTATTGAATGGAAAACCTGTACAAATCCATTCCGGCGAAATGCATTATTCCCGAATTCCCCAGCCTTATTGGCGTCATCGATTAAAAATGATGAAAGCTATGGGATTAAACGCTGTAGCTACTTACGTTTTCTGGAATTACCACGAAACAGCTCCCGGTGTTTGGGATTTTAAAACCGGTAATAAAAATTTAGCCGAATATATTAAAACTGCTCAGCAAGAAGGCTTGTTTGTTATTTTACGTCCGGGTCCATATGTATGTGCCGAATGGGAATTTGGTGGTTATCCATGGTTTTTACAAAATGATCCTAATATGGTTATTCGCGGTAACAACGCAGCATATCTGGCAGCAACCAAAGCTTATTTTACTGAATTATATAATCAGGTTAAGGATTTACAAATTACCAAAGGCGGTCCAATTATTATGGTTCAGGGCGAAAACGAATTTGGTTCTTATGTTTCACAACGCAAAGACATTTCGATTGACGAACATAAAAAATATAGTTCAGCCGTTTTTCAGCAATTAAAAGATGTTGGGTTTGAAGTTCCATTTTTTACCTCTGACGGAAGCTGGCTGTTCGAAGGCGGGGCTTTGCCGGGTGCATTGCCAACTGCAAATGGCGAAAGTGATATCACTAAACTAAAAAAAGTAGTCAATCAATTTAATAACGGACAAGGTCCTTATATGGTTGCCGAATTTTATCCGGGCTGGTTAGATCATTGGGCAGAACCATTCCCGACGCAAACTCCGGAAGAAACGGTTGAACAAACCAAAAAATATCTGGACAATCAGGTTTCCTTCAACTATTATATGGTACATGGCGGAACTAATTTTGGTTTTACCTCAGGCGCAAATTATGATAAAGAGCACGATATTCAGCCTGATATGACTTCTTACGATTATGATGCTCCAATTAGCGAGGCTGGCTGGGCAACGCCAAAATATAATGCTTTAAGAGAATTATTAAAAACAAAGGAAACTCCGGCTGTTCCGGCGAAAATGCCTGTAATCACTATTCCGAATATTGCATTGACAAAAATTGTAGATTTAGCCGATTTAAAAGCTAAAATCACACCGGTTACAAATGATAATCCATTGACGTTTGAAAAACTAAATCAAGGTGATGGTTATGTTTGGTACAGCAAAAGATTTACACAGCCAATTAGCGGAAAACTAGAGTTAAACGGATTACGTGATTATGCAATTGTTTATGTAAATGGAAAAAAAGTTGCTGAATTAAACCGTTATTATAAAAAATACGATTGCGAAATCGAAGTTCCATTTAATGCGACTTTAGACATTCTGGTCGAAAACATGGGACGTATTAATTATGGTTCTCAAATTAATGATAATAATAAAGGAATCGTAAGTCCGGTTATCATCAATGGCGAAACGATTACAGGTAACTGGAAAATGTATCAATTGCCAATGACACAAGAACCTAATCTGGACGCTTATAAAAACTCAGGAAAAGTAAACCGCCCTACTCTATATCAGGGAACTTTTGATCTTCAAAAAACGGGAGATACCTTTCTTGACATGCGTGATTTTGGCAAAGGAATCGTCTTTGTAAACGGAATCAATGTTGGTCGTTATTGGAGCGTTGGTCCGCAGCAAACTTTATACTTACCAGGTTGTTGGCTTAAAAAAGGTAAAAATAGCATCATGATTTTCGAACAAAAAAATGATGTAATTCAAAAGCAGGTAAAAACTATAAGTACTCCAATTCTGGAAGATTTAAAACCGGAGAAAGGTTTATAA
- a CDS encoding Gfo/Idh/MocA family oxidoreductase translates to MKTTFLKFILVAFILFGGAIASAQIIKTKTPNRPKGQEDVLRLATDPIPNVRVAFIGLGMRGPGAVERMTHIPGVEIVALCDMLEKNTQSANEILTKAGLPKAQEFFGDENAWRKVTALPNVDLVYVATDWKHHALIGVQAMKDGKHVAIEVPGALTMKEIWDLIDTSEKTRKHCMQLENCVYDFFELTTLNMAQQGLFGEILHAEGSYIHGLQPFWGEYWNNWRMDYNIKHRGDIYATHGMGPACQALNIHRGDKMNFLVSMDTKAVGNPAYIKEKSGQEIKDFRNGDHTMTMIRTENGKTIQIQHDVTSPRPYSRMYQLSGTKGFANKYPLEGYALDGKELGDDVKPNHEKLSAHSFVPEEVKKALMEKYKHPIVKDIEEQAKKVGGHGGMDFVMDYRLIHCLQKGLPLDMDVYDLAEWSCLGPLTEISLDHNSSPVEIPDFTRGGWNKLQKLEFSE, encoded by the coding sequence ACACCAAATCGTCCAAAAGGTCAGGAAGATGTTTTACGCTTGGCTACTGATCCAATTCCAAACGTTCGCGTAGCTTTTATCGGACTTGGAATGCGTGGTCCGGGAGCTGTAGAACGCATGACACATATTCCCGGAGTAGAAATTGTAGCACTTTGCGATATGTTGGAAAAAAACACACAGTCGGCAAATGAAATTTTAACTAAAGCCGGACTTCCAAAAGCTCAGGAGTTTTTTGGAGACGAAAATGCATGGAGAAAAGTAACAGCTTTACCAAATGTTGATTTAGTTTACGTTGCGACTGATTGGAAACATCATGCCTTAATTGGTGTTCAGGCAATGAAAGACGGAAAACATGTTGCAATAGAAGTTCCCGGAGCTTTAACGATGAAGGAAATCTGGGATCTTATTGATACTTCTGAAAAAACCAGAAAACATTGTATGCAGCTTGAAAATTGTGTTTATGATTTCTTCGAATTAACGACATTAAACATGGCGCAACAAGGTTTATTTGGCGAAATTCTTCATGCCGAAGGATCTTACATTCACGGTCTTCAGCCTTTTTGGGGCGAATACTGGAACAACTGGAGAATGGATTACAACATTAAACACCGTGGTGATATTTATGCTACACACGGAATGGGACCGGCTTGTCAGGCTCTGAATATTCACCGTGGCGATAAAATGAATTTCTTAGTTTCTATGGATACAAAAGCGGTTGGAAATCCTGCTTACATCAAAGAAAAATCAGGTCAGGAAATTAAAGATTTTAGAAATGGAGACCACACTATGACAATGATTCGTACTGAAAACGGAAAAACAATTCAAATTCAGCACGACGTTACTTCTCCACGCCCGTACAGCAGAATGTATCAATTGAGCGGAACAAAAGGTTTTGCAAACAAATATCCGTTAGAAGGTTATGCTTTAGACGGCAAAGAATTAGGTGATGATGTTAAACCAAATCACGAAAAATTAAGCGCACATTCATTCGTTCCTGAAGAAGTGAAAAAAGCTTTAATGGAAAAATACAAGCATCCAATTGTAAAAGACATCGAAGAACAAGCTAAAAAAGTAGGAGGTCACGGCGGAATGGATTTCGTAATGGATTATCGTTTAATTCACTGTCTTCAAAAAGGACTCCCATTAGATATGGATGTTTATGATTTAGCTGAATGGTCTTGTTTAGGTCCTTTAACAGAAATCTCTCTTGATCATAATTCTTCTCCTGTGGAAATTCCAGATTTCACACGCGGCGGATGGAATAAATTACAAAAATTAGAGTTTTCAGAATAA
- the guaA gene encoding glutamine-hydrolyzing GMP synthase, with protein MQHNVLILDFGSQYTQLIARRVRELNIFCEIFPYNHFPSDLSPYKAVILGGSPFSVRAEDAPHPDLSQIRGKLPMLAVCYGAQYLAHFSGGEVAASNTREYGRANLSYIKENEVFFNGVSENSQVWMSHSDSIKALPTNAVKLASTHDVEFAAYKIEGETTYAIQYHPEVFHSTDGSKMLENFLVNIAEVPQNFTPNAFVEEMVGELKEKLGNDKVVLGLSGGVDSTVAAVLLHQAIGKNLYCIFVNNGLLRKNEFQNVLDQYKGMGLNVKGVDAGDRFLGELAGISDPETKRKTIGRVFIEVFDDESHLIEDVKWLAQGTIYPDVIESVSVKGPSATIKSHHNVGGLPDYMKLKIVEPLRMLFKDEVRRVGATLGIDPELLGRHPFPGPGLSIRILGDITPEKVQILQDVDAVFIDGLKSWGLYDKVWQAGAILLPVNSVGVMGDERTYEKVVALRAVESTDGMTADWVHLPYDFLMKVSNDIINKVKGVNRVVYDISSKPPATIEWE; from the coding sequence ATGCAACACAACGTACTTATTTTAGATTTCGGATCGCAATATACTCAGCTTATTGCGCGTAGAGTTCGCGAATTAAATATATTCTGCGAAATTTTCCCTTACAATCACTTTCCTAGTGATTTATCACCTTATAAAGCCGTAATTTTAGGAGGAAGCCCATTTTCTGTTCGTGCAGAAGACGCTCCACATCCTGATTTATCTCAAATTCGAGGCAAGCTTCCAATGTTGGCAGTTTGTTACGGAGCACAATACTTAGCACACTTTAGTGGAGGTGAAGTAGCAGCTTCGAACACCAGAGAATATGGTAGAGCTAATTTATCTTATATTAAAGAGAACGAAGTTTTCTTTAATGGAGTTTCAGAAAACAGCCAGGTTTGGATGAGCCATAGCGATAGTATCAAGGCTTTACCAACAAATGCAGTAAAATTAGCAAGCACACATGATGTAGAATTTGCAGCTTACAAAATTGAAGGTGAAACCACTTATGCAATTCAGTATCACCCTGAAGTTTTCCATTCTACAGATGGATCAAAAATGCTGGAGAACTTTTTAGTAAACATCGCCGAAGTTCCTCAAAACTTTACACCAAATGCTTTCGTAGAAGAAATGGTGGGAGAATTAAAAGAGAAATTAGGGAATGATAAAGTAGTTTTAGGATTGTCAGGTGGAGTAGATTCTACTGTAGCGGCAGTTTTATTACACCAGGCAATTGGTAAAAACCTATACTGTATTTTTGTAAATAACGGTTTACTTCGTAAAAACGAATTCCAAAATGTATTAGATCAATACAAAGGAATGGGATTGAACGTAAAAGGAGTAGACGCTGGAGATCGTTTCTTAGGCGAATTAGCCGGAATCAGCGATCCTGAAACAAAACGTAAAACGATTGGTCGTGTATTTATCGAAGTTTTTGATGATGAATCACATTTAATAGAAGACGTAAAATGGTTGGCACAAGGAACTATTTATCCTGACGTAATCGAATCAGTTTCGGTAAAAGGACCATCGGCAACAATTAAATCTCACCATAATGTAGGTGGATTGCCGGATTATATGAAATTAAAAATTGTAGAGCCGCTTAGAATGTTGTTTAAAGACGAAGTTCGTAGAGTTGGAGCTACTTTAGGAATAGACCCTGAATTATTAGGAAGACACCCTTTCCCGGGACCAGGATTATCAATCAGAATTTTAGGAGATATTACTCCGGAGAAAGTTCAGATTTTACAAGATGTTGATGCTGTTTTTATCGACGGATTAAAATCTTGGGGATTATATGATAAAGTTTGGCAGGCAGGAGCAATTTTGCTTCCTGTAAATAGTGTTGGTGTAATGGGCGATGAGCGTACTTACGAAAAAGTAGTAGCGCTTAGAGCGGTTGAATCAACAGATGGTATGACCGCTGACTGGGTTCATTTACCGTATGATTTCTTGATGAAAGTATCAAATGACATTATTAATAAGGTAAAAGGCGTGAATCGCGTTGTTTACGATATTAGTTCAAAACCACCTGCAACAATTGAGTGGGAATAG
- a CDS encoding chaperone modulator CbpM — translation MNSKNLIQIKQFCIYHEIENTFITELHNYGLIQITILEEDEYLEPEQLPAVEKMIRLHYDLKINLEGIDVIANLLGKIETLQQNLTTTQNKLRLYEHYQIEQ, via the coding sequence ATGAATAGTAAAAACTTAATTCAAATAAAACAATTTTGTATTTACCACGAAATTGAAAATACTTTTATAACAGAGTTGCATAATTATGGTTTGATACAAATTACTATTCTTGAAGAAGATGAGTATTTAGAACCGGAACAATTGCCGGCTGTCGAAAAAATGATTCGCCTTCATTATGATCTTAAAATCAATCTTGAAGGTATTGATGTCATTGCAAACTTATTAGGCAAAATCGAAACACTACAACAAAATCTCACAACAACTCAAAACAAACTTCGCCTTTACGAACATTATCAAATAGAGCAATAA
- a CDS encoding RidA family protein: protein MKRENILTGSPWEDKMGYCRAVRIGNIIEVSGTVAIVDGEKVKADDAYAQTYNILERVEKVLEDLNVSMKDVIRTRIFTTNIATFEDVARAHSAFFKDVKPTTGFYEISKLVTPEYLVEIEFTAVVQ, encoded by the coding sequence ATGAAAAGAGAAAACATCTTGACAGGATCACCTTGGGAGGACAAAATGGGATATTGTCGTGCAGTACGAATTGGCAATATTATTGAAGTTTCAGGAACTGTGGCTATTGTTGATGGTGAAAAAGTAAAAGCCGACGATGCTTATGCTCAGACTTATAATATACTTGAACGTGTTGAAAAAGTTCTGGAAGATTTAAATGTGTCAATGAAAGATGTCATTAGAACGAGAATCTTTACAACCAATATTGCTACTTTTGAAGATGTAGCACGAGCGCATTCTGCTTTCTTTAAAGATGTAAAACCAACAACCGGTTTTTATGAAATAAGTAAATTGGTTACTCCTGAATATTTAGTTGAAATTGAATTTACAGCTGTTGTGCAGTAA
- a CDS encoding OsmC family protein → MTSKVTYLGDLRTNSIHVQSGSEIISDAPLDNNGKGEAFSPTDTVANALASCMMTIMGIKARDLNVNFIGSTAEVTKIMNAEPRRIGAIEIVFDMQGVEDEKSRTILERAGMTCPVFLSLSSEIDKRITFNWK, encoded by the coding sequence ATGACATCAAAAGTAACCTATTTAGGCGATTTAAGAACAAACTCAATTCACGTGCAATCAGGAAGCGAAATCATCTCTGATGCACCACTAGATAATAACGGAAAAGGAGAAGCTTTTTCTCCAACAGATACTGTTGCAAATGCTTTGGCAAGCTGCATGATGACGATTATGGGAATCAAAGCACGCGATTTGAATGTAAATTTCATTGGCTCAACTGCCGAAGTAACTAAAATAATGAATGCTGAACCAAGAAGAATTGGGGCAATTGAAATTGTTTTTGACATGCAGGGAGTTGAAGACGAAAAAAGCAGAACAATTTTAGAACGTGCTGGAATGACTTGTCCGGTATTTTTAAGTTTAAGTTCAGAAATTGATAAAAGAATTACTTTTAACTGGAAGTAA
- a CDS encoding LysM peptidoglycan-binding domain-containing protein, which yields MRELLTISLVFILSFNKINAQDSIIEHKIQKGETAYFIAQKYKVSVDEIYKLNPESQSGIQENQVLKIPVHSTEKQNQEQQITHVVGAKETLFGLSKQYNVSVEAIQNANPILANGLQIGQELIIPQNPANLPKTEITTSPKVTHQVVAKESLFSIARQYNVSVQDLENLNKELLQNGLQIGQTITIPNKRKTLDGRVRVINQETVFHVVDPKETKFSIAKKYGISIDQLESQNPEIVNGLVVGNKLAINTKEVKPTNESEELMLALAEKQVVVEKTKAKTVEIDDLKDRLVVQKEMNQKIIKINDLKVNLNEMNGSKENSVEKLRLVLEANKNVQDVLMAKLDSLVNTMNNDLVDLKRMDVLNVNESKRLEKQSYESIEKTSELSSQLKKELAENRKAYAGLMNKVEKIAVEENQEYKKKIRESEKNTASTSLQQRLSLEEIKRYKIEQEKGDAQNQFLIAKIDSLDTQKKIEVKRHISKASFYSMEARKFDDKLALVKLKKYQDEVVKNQRKTNSAEASKTISLEEMKRELKENPLRNDKTIKVEVFDNLKEVSNGYYLVLGIFTDATLRDKLIMKLIDSGDFNASFFFNINSLSYYVYSDKFENMEEVLYQCKKKEEDELYKEIVIAKLEIDLRE from the coding sequence ATGAGAGAACTTTTAACGATTTCTCTTGTCTTTATTTTGTCTTTTAACAAAATAAATGCACAAGATTCAATTATTGAACACAAAATTCAAAAAGGGGAAACTGCTTATTTTATTGCCCAAAAATATAAGGTTTCTGTTGATGAAATTTACAAACTCAACCCTGAATCACAAAGCGGAATCCAAGAAAATCAAGTTCTTAAAATCCCGGTACATTCGACAGAAAAACAAAATCAAGAGCAACAAATTACTCATGTTGTTGGTGCAAAAGAAACCCTTTTTGGTTTATCAAAACAATACAATGTTTCTGTTGAAGCTATTCAGAATGCAAACCCAATTCTTGCCAACGGACTTCAGATTGGTCAGGAATTAATTATTCCGCAGAATCCTGCAAATCTTCCTAAAACTGAAATTACAACGTCGCCAAAAGTTACGCATCAAGTCGTTGCTAAAGAATCTTTGTTTAGCATTGCGAGACAATACAATGTTTCTGTTCAGGATTTGGAAAATCTAAATAAAGAGCTTCTGCAAAACGGTTTGCAAATTGGTCAGACGATTACAATTCCTAACAAACGAAAAACTTTAGACGGAAGAGTTCGCGTAATCAATCAGGAAACGGTTTTTCATGTGGTTGACCCAAAGGAAACCAAATTTTCGATTGCTAAAAAATACGGAATTTCTATAGATCAGTTAGAATCTCAAAATCCTGAAATTGTAAACGGATTGGTTGTTGGCAATAAATTAGCCATTAATACTAAAGAAGTTAAACCAACAAACGAAAGCGAAGAATTGATGTTGGCTCTTGCCGAAAAACAAGTTGTTGTCGAAAAAACAAAAGCCAAAACAGTTGAAATTGATGATTTAAAAGACCGATTGGTTGTTCAGAAAGAAATGAATCAGAAAATTATAAAAATTAATGATCTGAAAGTCAATCTGAATGAGATGAATGGTTCTAAAGAAAATTCGGTTGAGAAATTGCGTTTGGTTCTGGAAGCCAATAAAAATGTGCAGGATGTTTTAATGGCAAAATTAGATTCGTTAGTCAATACAATGAATAATGATTTAGTCGATTTAAAAAGAATGGATGTTTTGAATGTAAACGAATCTAAACGTCTGGAAAAGCAATCGTACGAAAGCATCGAAAAAACGAGTGAATTATCTTCTCAATTAAAGAAAGAATTGGCTGAAAACAGAAAAGCGTACGCTGGTTTGATGAATAAAGTAGAGAAAATTGCTGTTGAAGAAAATCAGGAATACAAGAAAAAAATCCGCGAAAGCGAGAAAAATACCGCTTCGACTTCGTTACAGCAACGTCTTTCGTTGGAAGAAATTAAACGTTACAAAATTGAGCAGGAGAAAGGTGATGCACAAAATCAGTTTTTGATTGCAAAAATTGATTCCTTAGATACTCAGAAAAAAATTGAGGTAAAACGTCATATCAGTAAAGCGTCATTTTATAGTATGGAAGCCCGAAAATTTGATGATAAACTGGCTTTGGTGAAACTGAAAAAGTATCAGGATGAAGTAGTTAAGAATCAAAGAAAAACAAATTCGGCGGAAGCTTCAAAAACAATTTCGCTGGAAGAAATGAAGCGCGAGTTAAAGGAAAATCCTCTTAGAAATGATAAAACAATAAAGGTTGAAGTTTTTGATAATCTTAAAGAAGTTTCAAACGGCTATTACTTAGTTTTAGGTATATTTACAGACGCAACGCTAAGAGATAAACTCATTATGAAACTCATTGATTCTGGTGATTTTAATGCTAGTTTCTTCTTTAATATAAACAGTCTTTCGTATTATGTTTATTCGGATAAGTTCGAAAATATGGAAGAAGTGCTTTATCAATGCAAGAAAAAAGAAGAAGATGAGTTATATAAAGAGATCGTTATTGCTAAGTTAGAAATTGATCTTAGAGAATAA
- a CDS encoding LysM peptidoglycan-binding domain-containing protein, with product MKYYSTLLSLVFFVTCNAFSQEKVVKYTVSSGESINQIAVKFKVTPYDIYALNPDARNGVKPNTVLLIPTNGAKTTVAKTEEASVKKNAGKKPITHEVLPKETLFGIEKKYDITDEALKAANPFLVKDGLQIGQTLVIPAKGSTAKTSATANSVIANKIAKSVAPEKYVYHDVVAKETKFSIAKKYNTTIEDLEKRNPEIVSSLPIGYRLTIKGTAPKTETPAQAVTNAAKPAETKKTVETPKKATTYMEYQVKPKETFYSLGRTFHISQEELTQLNPALAEGVKEGMVLKVPAGYLAPQPIIVQEKPVEKVTEKATEQAIDRSTESTAGIKIVDKVKSETVSANPEVVELTKKRGQTERKKVVLLLPFNLAKMQNDTVSSANRIKSDKFLNMTLDFYSGAMMAIDSAKTLKLPIDVTIYDSQETKSSSNITSLIAQNKLQDADAVVGPFYQSNAETTANALRSYNVPVISPLSKDSANPIDNLYQTIPSNDVARNSVFDFMRSKNGNIVAVVDKKKESVVNYIKQNQKGVVFAALTETGGLDVANLKSLLLPNRMNYVVMETGNTAMVKTTIKALLDSQKTCQVQLVILEPNSTLDTDEIAFDNLVKLKLMYPSVTRESDEQSVLIFEKEYRLKNKVNPNTYATRGFDVTFDTMMRLVQGKTYQETADLMTTEQVDNKFQFYRKEDGGHANKGVYILYYDSDLTLKVAN from the coding sequence ATGAAGTATTATTCAACATTATTATCTCTGGTTTTTTTTGTTACCTGTAATGCTTTTTCACAAGAAAAAGTGGTAAAATACACGGTTTCAAGTGGAGAATCGATAAACCAGATTGCCGTAAAATTTAAGGTTACGCCTTATGATATTTATGCCCTAAATCCGGATGCCAGAAATGGAGTAAAGCCAAATACCGTTTTATTGATTCCAACAAATGGTGCTAAAACTACTGTTGCTAAAACAGAAGAAGCATCAGTTAAAAAAAATGCGGGTAAGAAACCAATCACGCACGAGGTACTGCCTAAAGAAACATTATTTGGAATTGAAAAAAAATATGATATTACCGATGAAGCTTTAAAAGCAGCAAATCCTTTTTTAGTAAAAGATGGTCTGCAAATTGGACAAACATTGGTAATTCCTGCAAAAGGATCAACAGCAAAAACATCAGCTACAGCTAATTCAGTTATAGCTAATAAAATAGCAAAATCTGTTGCGCCGGAAAAGTATGTATATCATGATGTTGTAGCAAAAGAAACTAAATTTTCGATTGCAAAAAAGTACAATACTACAATTGAAGATTTAGAAAAACGCAATCCTGAAATTGTTTCAAGTTTACCAATAGGATACCGATTGACTATAAAAGGAACGGCTCCTAAAACGGAAACTCCTGCGCAAGCGGTAACGAATGCTGCTAAACCTGCTGAAACTAAAAAGACAGTTGAAACTCCAAAAAAAGCAACAACTTATATGGAGTATCAGGTAAAACCGAAAGAGACTTTTTATAGTTTAGGTAGAACTTTTCATATTTCTCAGGAAGAGTTAACACAACTAAATCCTGCACTTGCTGAAGGTGTAAAAGAAGGAATGGTTCTAAAAGTTCCTGCAGGATATTTGGCACCACAACCTATTATTGTTCAGGAAAAACCTGTTGAAAAAGTAACCGAAAAAGCAACTGAACAAGCAATTGACAGATCGACTGAAAGTACGGCTGGTATTAAGATAGTAGATAAAGTAAAATCTGAAACTGTTTCTGCAAATCCTGAAGTAGTGGAGTTGACTAAAAAAAGAGGTCAGACGGAACGTAAAAAAGTTGTTTTATTGTTGCCATTTAATCTGGCGAAAATGCAAAATGATACTGTAAGCAGTGCCAACAGAATCAAAAGTGATAAGTTTTTGAATATGACACTTGACTTTTATTCAGGAGCAATGATGGCAATAGATTCGGCTAAAACCTTAAAATTGCCAATTGATGTTACAATTTATGATTCTCAGGAAACTAAGAGTTCTTCGAATATTACGAGTTTAATTGCTCAGAATAAATTGCAGGATGCAGATGCTGTGGTCGGGCCATTTTATCAAAGTAATGCCGAAACTACGGCTAATGCATTGCGTTCGTATAATGTTCCTGTGATTTCGCCATTATCAAAAGATTCGGCGAATCCAATTGATAATTTGTATCAGACAATACCATCGAATGATGTAGCTAGAAATTCAGTTTTTGATTTTATGCGTTCTAAAAACGGAAATATCGTTGCAGTTGTAGATAAGAAAAAAGAATCTGTGGTTAATTATATCAAACAAAACCAAAAAGGTGTTGTTTTTGCTGCCTTGACTGAAACTGGCGGATTGGATGTGGCTAATTTAAAAAGTCTGTTATTGCCAAACCGAATGAATTATGTAGTGATGGAAACTGGTAATACGGCAATGGTAAAAACTACGATTAAAGCTTTGCTGGATTCGCAAAAAACGTGTCAGGTACAGTTAGTAATTTTAGAACCAAACAGTACACTTGATACAGATGAAATTGCTTTTGATAATTTAGTAAAATTAAAATTGATGTATCCATCTGTAACAAGAGAGAGTGATGAACAATCTGTTTTGATTTTTGAAAAAGAATACCGATTGAAAAATAAAGTAAATCCTAATACCTACGCAACGCGCGGATTTGATGTAACTTTTGATACAATGATGCGTTTGGTACAGGGAAAAACATATCAGGAAACGGCAGATTTAATGACAACGGAACAAGTTGACAATAAGTTTCAATTTTATAGAAAAGAAGATGGAGGACACGCAAACAAAGGTGTTTACATTTTATATTACGATAGCGATTTAACTTTAAAAGTAGCAAATTAA